In one Coccinella septempunctata chromosome 6, icCocSept1.1, whole genome shotgun sequence genomic region, the following are encoded:
- the LOC123314909 gene encoding E3 ubiquitin-protein ligase RNF19A-like isoform X2, whose translation MKNSLEKDANQCVADKETDSRQGNSSKDIECGLPPNVEIHQAASRTSVFTGSTKSADGLPASLECPLCFAELDLEEFFQVASCGHRACLQCLKQYLRVEITESRVIITCHECPEPIHPNEIKIILDDPAMMDKYEDFMVRRVLAVDADTRWCPAPDCGFAVIASECASCPKLRCERPGCDSFFCYHCKAEWHPNQTCDAARAQRSPNIRSSSIAYSTDSQYKEDIKPCPRCEVLIVKMDDGSCNHMMCAVCGAEFCWLCMKEISDLHYLSPSGCTFWGKKPWSRKKKILWQLGTLVGAPVGIALVAGITVPAMIIGIPVWIGRKMYTRYKNANKHKRNAAIVGGVLASVVISPILAGLAVGIGVPILLFYVYGVVPVSLCRSGGCGGRSTTDDNDVMVCNRVDRSSMDAVSVNTKIPNPSIGEASLSLASESHILREPDRESASTVALAGSMAGHRLEVQADMNSTQRYSITSLSAESGNASLDETGASMRALAGSIFNYKANGSDSCSYNTNEDGASERVRFDDNVSYKASQAEKLSIGSSCSYRPKSKNVSRLDHFHDTVSNDSIYIDITPTEEKPSSRKFSSQTAFLRSQFFQFVNEQKPITKSMEERTIIEVSNETLNKPSCSGSSNSVISKSAHETTEL comes from the exons ATGAAGAATTCTTTGGAAAAAGATGCGAACCAGTGCGTTGCAG ACAAGGAAACCGATAGTCGTCAAGGAAACTCCTCCAAAGACATAGAATGTGGTCTTCCCCCCAATGTGGAAATTCATCAGGCAGCTAGCAGAACTTCAGTATTCACGGGTAGCACCAAA AGTGCTGATGGTCTACCAGCTTCCCTAGAATGTCCGTTGTGCTTCGCAGAACTCGATCTAGAGGAATTTTTCCAAGTGGCAAGCTGCGGTCACCGTGCTTGTCTGCAATGCCTGAAACAATACCTGAGGGTTGAGATCACCGAATCACGTGTTATCATCACCTGTCACGAATGCCCGGAACCCATTCATCCGAACG aaataaaaatcatCCTGGACGACCCTGCTATGATGGACAAATACGAGGACTTCATGGTCAGAAGGGTTTTAGCAGTTGATGCAGATACAAGATGGTGTCCTGCTCCAGACTGCGG ATTTGCTGTTATAGCTAGCGAATGCGCGAGTTGTCCAAAGCTGAGATGCGAGCGACCAGGATGTGATTCGTTCTTCTGTTATCATTGCAAGGCTGAATGGCATCCCAATCAGACATGTGATGCAGCCCGCGCTCAGAGATCTCCAAACATTAGGTCTTCTTCGATAGCCTATAGTACAGACTCTCAGTATA AAGAAGACATCAAGCCGTGTCCCAGATGTGAAGTATTAATAGTTAAAATGGACGATGGTTCGTGTAATCATATGATGTGCGCCGTCTGTGGTGCAGAATTTTGTTGGCTGTGCATGAAGGAAATTAGCGATTTGCATTATTTAAG TCCGTCAGGTTGCACATTCTGGGGAAAAAAGCCATGGTctagaaaaaagaaaattctttgGCAGCTAGGTACTTTGGTTGGGGCGCCTGTTGGCATTGCATTAGTAGCTGGAATAACGGTTCCTGCTATGATAATAG GTATTCCGGTATGGATAGGTAGAAAGATGTATACTAGGTACAAGAATGCCAATAAGCATAAGAGAAATGCTGCAATTGTTGGAGGAGTTTTAGCTTCG GTTGTTATATCTCCCATACTGGCCGGATTGGCGGTAGGCATCGGCGTACCGATCCTCCTCTTCTACGTCTACGGCGTGGTTCCAGTGTCACTATGCCGTTCCGGAGGGTGCGGTGGCAGATCAACAACGGACGACAACGACGTTATGGTCTGTAACAGAGTGGACAGAAGCTCCATGGACGCCGTCAGCGTAAACACGAAGATTCCCAACCCTTCAATAGGCGAAGCTAGCTTATCCCTGGCCAGCGAGAGCCACATCCTTCGTGAGCCAGACAGGGAATCTGCCAGTACCGTTGCCTTGGCAGGAAGCATGGCCGGGCATCGTTTGGAGGTGCAGGCCGATATGAATTCCACACAGCGATACAGCATCACCAGCTTATCCGCCGAATCTGGTAACGCGAGTTTAGACGAAACTGGAGCATCCATGAGAGCTTTAGCCGGATCCATTTTTAATTATAAG GCAAATGGAAGTGATTCATGCAGTTATAACACGAACGAAGATGGTGCTTCAGAAAGAGTGCGATTCGACGATAATGTGAGTTACAAAGCTTCCCAAGCCGAGAAACTCAGCATAGGAAGCAGCTGTAGTTATCGACCAAAATCCAAGAACGTTTCAAGACTCGATCATTTTCATGATACAGTTAGTAATGATAGCATATACATCGATATAACCCCGACGGAAGAAAAGCCGTCATCCAGGAAATTCTCCTCGCAGACTGCTTTCCTGAGAAGTCAATTTTTCCAGTTTGTCAACGAACAGAAACCAATCACGAAAAGTATGGAAGAAAGAACCATTATTGAGGTCTCCAACGAAACGCTTAACAAGCCATCCTGTTCAGGATCTTCGAATTCGGTTATTTCCAAGTCAGCCCATGAAACAACAGAGCTATGA
- the LOC123314909 gene encoding E3 ubiquitin-protein ligase RNF19A-like isoform X1, whose product MKNSLEKDANQCVAGQRKKRFPGRWSIRQFIYSSPLLNRRRNQANTSTPKPSRSHDKETDSRQGNSSKDIECGLPPNVEIHQAASRTSVFTGSTKSADGLPASLECPLCFAELDLEEFFQVASCGHRACLQCLKQYLRVEITESRVIITCHECPEPIHPNEIKIILDDPAMMDKYEDFMVRRVLAVDADTRWCPAPDCGFAVIASECASCPKLRCERPGCDSFFCYHCKAEWHPNQTCDAARAQRSPNIRSSSIAYSTDSQYKEDIKPCPRCEVLIVKMDDGSCNHMMCAVCGAEFCWLCMKEISDLHYLSPSGCTFWGKKPWSRKKKILWQLGTLVGAPVGIALVAGITVPAMIIGIPVWIGRKMYTRYKNANKHKRNAAIVGGVLASVVISPILAGLAVGIGVPILLFYVYGVVPVSLCRSGGCGGRSTTDDNDVMVCNRVDRSSMDAVSVNTKIPNPSIGEASLSLASESHILREPDRESASTVALAGSMAGHRLEVQADMNSTQRYSITSLSAESGNASLDETGASMRALAGSIFNYKANGSDSCSYNTNEDGASERVRFDDNVSYKASQAEKLSIGSSCSYRPKSKNVSRLDHFHDTVSNDSIYIDITPTEEKPSSRKFSSQTAFLRSQFFQFVNEQKPITKSMEERTIIEVSNETLNKPSCSGSSNSVISKSAHETTEL is encoded by the exons ATGAAGAATTCTTTGGAAAAAGATGCGAACCAGTGCGTTGCAGGTCAGCGTAAAAAAAGATTTCCAGGCAGATGGTCGATCCGTCAATTCATCTATTCTAGTCCCTTACTAAATCGTAGACGTAATCAGGCTAACACTTCTACCCCTAAACCTTCCAGGAGCCACG ACAAGGAAACCGATAGTCGTCAAGGAAACTCCTCCAAAGACATAGAATGTGGTCTTCCCCCCAATGTGGAAATTCATCAGGCAGCTAGCAGAACTTCAGTATTCACGGGTAGCACCAAA AGTGCTGATGGTCTACCAGCTTCCCTAGAATGTCCGTTGTGCTTCGCAGAACTCGATCTAGAGGAATTTTTCCAAGTGGCAAGCTGCGGTCACCGTGCTTGTCTGCAATGCCTGAAACAATACCTGAGGGTTGAGATCACCGAATCACGTGTTATCATCACCTGTCACGAATGCCCGGAACCCATTCATCCGAACG aaataaaaatcatCCTGGACGACCCTGCTATGATGGACAAATACGAGGACTTCATGGTCAGAAGGGTTTTAGCAGTTGATGCAGATACAAGATGGTGTCCTGCTCCAGACTGCGG ATTTGCTGTTATAGCTAGCGAATGCGCGAGTTGTCCAAAGCTGAGATGCGAGCGACCAGGATGTGATTCGTTCTTCTGTTATCATTGCAAGGCTGAATGGCATCCCAATCAGACATGTGATGCAGCCCGCGCTCAGAGATCTCCAAACATTAGGTCTTCTTCGATAGCCTATAGTACAGACTCTCAGTATA AAGAAGACATCAAGCCGTGTCCCAGATGTGAAGTATTAATAGTTAAAATGGACGATGGTTCGTGTAATCATATGATGTGCGCCGTCTGTGGTGCAGAATTTTGTTGGCTGTGCATGAAGGAAATTAGCGATTTGCATTATTTAAG TCCGTCAGGTTGCACATTCTGGGGAAAAAAGCCATGGTctagaaaaaagaaaattctttgGCAGCTAGGTACTTTGGTTGGGGCGCCTGTTGGCATTGCATTAGTAGCTGGAATAACGGTTCCTGCTATGATAATAG GTATTCCGGTATGGATAGGTAGAAAGATGTATACTAGGTACAAGAATGCCAATAAGCATAAGAGAAATGCTGCAATTGTTGGAGGAGTTTTAGCTTCG GTTGTTATATCTCCCATACTGGCCGGATTGGCGGTAGGCATCGGCGTACCGATCCTCCTCTTCTACGTCTACGGCGTGGTTCCAGTGTCACTATGCCGTTCCGGAGGGTGCGGTGGCAGATCAACAACGGACGACAACGACGTTATGGTCTGTAACAGAGTGGACAGAAGCTCCATGGACGCCGTCAGCGTAAACACGAAGATTCCCAACCCTTCAATAGGCGAAGCTAGCTTATCCCTGGCCAGCGAGAGCCACATCCTTCGTGAGCCAGACAGGGAATCTGCCAGTACCGTTGCCTTGGCAGGAAGCATGGCCGGGCATCGTTTGGAGGTGCAGGCCGATATGAATTCCACACAGCGATACAGCATCACCAGCTTATCCGCCGAATCTGGTAACGCGAGTTTAGACGAAACTGGAGCATCCATGAGAGCTTTAGCCGGATCCATTTTTAATTATAAG GCAAATGGAAGTGATTCATGCAGTTATAACACGAACGAAGATGGTGCTTCAGAAAGAGTGCGATTCGACGATAATGTGAGTTACAAAGCTTCCCAAGCCGAGAAACTCAGCATAGGAAGCAGCTGTAGTTATCGACCAAAATCCAAGAACGTTTCAAGACTCGATCATTTTCATGATACAGTTAGTAATGATAGCATATACATCGATATAACCCCGACGGAAGAAAAGCCGTCATCCAGGAAATTCTCCTCGCAGACTGCTTTCCTGAGAAGTCAATTTTTCCAGTTTGTCAACGAACAGAAACCAATCACGAAAAGTATGGAAGAAAGAACCATTATTGAGGTCTCCAACGAAACGCTTAACAAGCCATCCTGTTCAGGATCTTCGAATTCGGTTATTTCCAAGTCAGCCCATGAAACAACAGAGCTATGA
- the LOC123314910 gene encoding uncharacterized protein LOC123314910 — protein MSESEEDATSESDWPVSAEWLQNILRNHHKDLEDPAITIIAFNVKPGCDPSESVLSHIVAVSVEYCIKNDGSSDTHSLRLVIKMLPQDPFSRFFVTEAQFDLREIKFYTEVVPDLEKFKEAQLADSDGSDIKIPIPKCYYGHYFAGTNEPDPSPPESVLVLENIKSSGYACSDFSRGLTLKQTKAAVQAIAQIHALSLSYKVLEAKSLTDKYPFLFQTTRASDSYQQLIERGLPQLSQFLETRPGLADILAALNELRPHTKAIIESLLTPKEPLALITHTDFWCNNLMFKEDDSSCQCSILDWQMVTYSRATNDLALLLVSSVPAELRRLHTSKLLDNYWEILVSTCRRLGLDVETTLEYDRDQLERDYKHSQLLALLLCIGSVDLALGNAQMEERLLELLQDLHKDGLLTAEVVRQST, from the exons ATGTCCGAGAGCGAGGAAGACGCGACCAGCGAGTCCGACTGGCCGGTGTCCGCGGAATGGCTGCAGAACATCCTCAGGAACCACCACAAGGACCTGGAGGACCCTGCCATCACCATAATAGCGTTCAACGTGAAGCCGGGCTGCGATCCCAGCGAAAGTGTTCTGAGTCACATCGTCGCCGTGTCCGTGGAGTATTGCATCAAGAATGACGGCTCCTCGGACACACACAGCCTCAGGCTGGTCATAAAAATGCTGCCGCAGGACCCTTTCAGCAGGTTCTTCGTCACTGAGGCCCAGTTCGACCTCAGGGAGATCAAATTTTATACCGAA GTAGTGCCAGACCTGGAGAAATTCAAGGAGGCCCAACTGGCAGATTCCGACGGATCGGACATCAAGATACCGATCCCAAAGTGCTACTACGGACACTACTTCGCTGGCACCAACGAGCCAGATCCCAGTCCTCCAGAATCCGTCCTGGTCTTGGAGAACATCAAGTCGAGCGGCTACGCATGCTCCGACTTCTCCAGGGGCCTCACCCTCAAACAGACCAAGGCCGCCGTCCAAGCAATCGCACAAATACACGCGCTGTCGCTCTCCTACAAGGTCCTGGAGGCAAAGAGTCTGACGGACAAGTACCCGTTCCTGTTCCAGACGACCCGAGCCTCGGATTCCTACCAGCAGCTCATCGAGAGGGGCCTGCCGCAGCTCTCCCAGTTCCTGGAGACCAGACCCGGACTGGCCGACATACTGGCGGCGCTGAACGAGCTGAGACCGCACACCAAGGCCATCATAGAGAGTCTGCTGACGCCCAAGGAGCCTCTCGCGCTGATCACGCACACGGACTTTTGGTGCAACAACCTCATGTTCAAAGAGGACGACTCCAGCTGCCAATGCTCCATCTTGGACTGGCAGATGGTGACTTACAGCAGAGCCACGAACGATCTAGCTCTGCTCCTCGTCAGCTCCGTCCCCGCCGAGCTCAGGAGGCTGCACACCAGTAAACTCCTGGACAATTACTGGGAGATCCTAGTGAGCACCTGTCGCCGCTTGGGTCTAGACGTGGAAACGACCCTGGAGTACGACAGGGACCAGTTGGAGCGAGACTACAAACACTCGCAACTTTTGGCTTTGTTACTGTGCATAGGTAGTGTAGATTTAGCTTTGGGTAACGCGCAGATGGAGGAGAGACTGTTAGAATTGTTGCAGGACCTACACAAGGATGGTCTCCTGACTGCTGAGGTTGTAAGGCAGTCAACCTGA
- the LOC123315763 gene encoding serine/threonine-protein kinase Doa isoform X1, with protein sequence MSSGPDFASFRSYRPSDGRIRGGYDGQKSWTPRSNNNNNNGLSEFRTNPNNRRADEYMANNAHQSSGSNNAAAARRTRYSRSSTTSVAQLLSESCTSLLQKLTTRVRGPSASADAAASGSNDAKNGGYPPNPFLGGHPLSASKSTTQVPNFGHTRTRLEDKYSSVLDRIYNSKKRYSEKPDGPVSGRTLSKSSTTANVLLSEKAYPYVSKVQREKTPYRGESRNAHQNNQWRQQQYPEPPYSYLDRDTAYRVRHRSNHSELRPRKSSRPHRSGVSEAGERKNSANLKLCPVEIPLEKPAPVHAAPKPVEDVQTQDGCSSGALSEREAKRKEIQSLIKKYSALDDFYNRLEPQPAAAPSQKKNSLGPAFVQGGTTTTATSVAQKYYHHKLSTTSVSSRAPSIEDDEEGHLIYRTGDILQERYKILGTLGEGTFGKVVKVKDVDRDHYIALKIIKNVEKYREAAKLEINVLEELAEKDPDAVHLCVKMLDWFNFHGHMCIAFEMLGLSVFDFLKDNNYQPYPLEQVRHIGYQLCFSVKFLHDNKLTHTDLKPENILFVDSDYELVFNNKKIRQDDKKRQVKKVLSTDVRLIDFGSATFDHEHHSTIVSTRHYRAPEVILELGWSQPCDVWSIGCILFELYLGITLFQTHDNREHLAMMQRILGEIPVRMARTTKTKYFYKGKLEWDEKSSAGRYVRDNCKPLMRYKQSDDPEHNQLFDLIFKMLEYEPSQRITLRQALSHPFFDKIPPHQKLEEPGSGDRQRS encoded by the exons ATGTCGTCCGGTCCTGACTTTGCGTCCTTCCGCTCGTACCGTCCTTCGGACGGTAGAATCCGCGGCGGCTACGACGGCCAGAAGTCGTGGACCCCGCGTTCTAATAATAACAACAACAACGGCCTTAGCGAATTTCGCACGAACCCGAACAATCGCCGTGCAGATGAGTACATGGCGAACAATGCGCATCAGAGCAGCGGCAGCAACAATGCCGCGGCCGCTAGAAGAACGAGATACTCCCGTTCGTCGACGACGAGCGTGGCTCAGCTACTGAGCGAATCGTGCACCAGCCTTTTGCAGAAGTTGACGACGCGTGTGCGCGGTCCCTCGGCGTCCGCGGACGCCGCCGCCTCCGGCAGCAACGACGCGAAGAACGGCGGCTACCCGCCGAACCCTTTCCTCGGCGGTCACCCTTTATCCGCCAGCAAGAGCACGACCCAAGTGCCGAACTTCGGACATACCAGGACGCGTCTGGAGGATAAGTATTCCTCCGTCCTGGACAGGATCTACAACAGCAAGAAGAGGTATTCGGAGAAGCCCGACGGACCGGTGAGCGGTAGGACGTTGAGCAAGAGCTCGACCACCGCCAACGTCCTGCTGTCGGAGAAGGCCTACCCGTACGTCAGCAAGGTGCAGAGGGAGAAGACGCCTTATCGCGGGGAATCCCGCAACGCCCATCAGAACAACCAGTGGCGGCAGCAGCAGTACCCGGAACCGCCGTACTCTTATCTGGACCGCGATACGGCGTATCGCGTACGCCACAGATCCAATCATTCCGAGCTCAGGCCGAGGAAGTCGTCAAGGCCGCACCGGAGCGGCGTCAGCGAGGCCGGCGAGCGGAAGAACTCCGCCAATTTGAAATTGTGCCCGGTGGAGATACCCCTGGAGAAACCGGCGCCCGTTCACGCCGCCCCCAAGCCGGTCGAGGACGTCCAGACGCAGGACGGCTGCTCGTCGGGCGCGCTCTCCGAAAGGGAGGCCAAGAGGAAGGAGATACAGAGCCTGATCAAGAAGTACTCCGCTTTGGACGACTTCTATAACCGTCTGGAGCCGCAACCTGCCGCCGCGCCGAGCCAGAAGAAGAACTCGCTGGGTCCGGCCTTCGTTCAGGGAGGTACGACGACCACGGCCACGTCGGTGGCTCAGAAATATTACCATCATAAGTTGTCCACGACATCGGTT AGCTCACGAGCACCCTCTATTGAAGATGACGAGGAAGGTCACCTCATTTACAGAACGGGAGACATCCTACAAGAACGAT ACAAAATTCTTGGGACCCTGGGCGAAGGCACCTTCGGCAAAGTCGTCAAAGTGAAAGATGTAGACAG AGATCACTATATTGCCTTGAAGATTATAAAAAATGTAGAGAAGTATAGAGAAGCAGCTAAATTAGAAATAAACGTTCTTGAAGAACTGGCTGAAAAGGACCCTGATGCTGTACA TTTATGTGTTAAAATGTTGGACTGGTTCAACTTCCATGGACATATGTGCATAGCTTTCGAAATGTTGGGGCTTAGTGTATTCGATTTTTTG AAAGACAACAATTACCAACCATACCCACTGGAACAGGTTCGGCACATTGGctatcaattgtgtttttcagTGAAGTTTCTACATGATAACAAATTGACACACACTGATCTCAAACCAgaaaatatattatttgtgGATTCAGATTATGAACTCGTattcaataacaaaaaa ATAAGACAAGACGATAAG aaaagacAAGTGAAAAAAGTACTGAGTACAGACGTTAGGTTGATAGATTTCGGAAGTGCAACATTTGATCACGAGCATCACAGTACTATAGTTTCAACTCGTCATTACAGAGCGCCTGAAGTGATATTAG agtTAGGATGGTCACAGCCCTGTGATGTTTGGTCAATTGGCTGCATTTTATTCGAATTATATCTTGGGATAACGTTATTCCAAACGCATGACAATAGGGAGCATCTGGCTATGATGCAACGTATTTTAGGCGAAATTCCAGTGAG AATGGCCAGAACGACGAAGACTAAATATTTCTACAAAGGAAAATTGGAATGGGACGAGAAGAGTTCGGCAGGTCGTTATGTGAGGGACAACTGCAAACCTCTTATG aGATACAAACAAAGTGATGACCCCGAACACAACCAGCTATTcgatttgattttcaaaatgcTGGAATATGAACCTTCCCAAAGGATAACCCTCAGACAAGCCTTATCCCACCCATTCTTTGACAAAATTCCGCCACATCAGAAACTAGAGGAACCGGGATCTGGAGATCGGCAGAGGAGTTAA
- the LOC123315763 gene encoding serine/threonine-protein kinase Doa isoform X2 — protein MSSGPDFASFRSYRPSDGRIRGGYDGQKSWTPRSNNNNNNGLSEFRTNPNNRRADEYMANNAHQSSGSNNAAAARRTRYSRSSTTSVAQLLSESCTSLLQKLTTRVRGPSASADAAASGSNDAKNGGYPPNPFLGGHPLSASKSTTQVPNFGHTRTRLEDKYSSVLDRIYNSKKRYSEKPDGPVSGRTLSKSSTTANVLLSEKAYPYVSKVQREKTPYRGESRNAHQNNQWRQQQYPEPPYSYLDRDTAYRVRHRSNHSELRPRKSSRPHRSGVSEAGERKNSANLKLCPVEIPLEKPAPVHAAPKPVEDVQTQDGCSSGALSEREAKRKEIQSLIKKYSALDDFYNRLEPQPAAAPSQKKNSLGPAFVQGGTTTTATSVAQKYYHHKLSTTSVSSRAPSIEDDEEGHLIYRTGDILQERYKILGTLGEGTFGKVVKVKDVDRDHYIALKIIKNVEKYREAAKLEINVLEELAEKDPDAVHLCVKMLDWFNFHGHMCIAFEMLGLSVFDFLKDNNYQPYPLEQVRHIGYQLCFSVKFLHDNKLTHTDLKPENILFVDSDYELVFNNKKKRQVKKVLSTDVRLIDFGSATFDHEHHSTIVSTRHYRAPEVILELGWSQPCDVWSIGCILFELYLGITLFQTHDNREHLAMMQRILGEIPVRMARTTKTKYFYKGKLEWDEKSSAGRYVRDNCKPLMRYKQSDDPEHNQLFDLIFKMLEYEPSQRITLRQALSHPFFDKIPPHQKLEEPGSGDRQRS, from the exons ATGTCGTCCGGTCCTGACTTTGCGTCCTTCCGCTCGTACCGTCCTTCGGACGGTAGAATCCGCGGCGGCTACGACGGCCAGAAGTCGTGGACCCCGCGTTCTAATAATAACAACAACAACGGCCTTAGCGAATTTCGCACGAACCCGAACAATCGCCGTGCAGATGAGTACATGGCGAACAATGCGCATCAGAGCAGCGGCAGCAACAATGCCGCGGCCGCTAGAAGAACGAGATACTCCCGTTCGTCGACGACGAGCGTGGCTCAGCTACTGAGCGAATCGTGCACCAGCCTTTTGCAGAAGTTGACGACGCGTGTGCGCGGTCCCTCGGCGTCCGCGGACGCCGCCGCCTCCGGCAGCAACGACGCGAAGAACGGCGGCTACCCGCCGAACCCTTTCCTCGGCGGTCACCCTTTATCCGCCAGCAAGAGCACGACCCAAGTGCCGAACTTCGGACATACCAGGACGCGTCTGGAGGATAAGTATTCCTCCGTCCTGGACAGGATCTACAACAGCAAGAAGAGGTATTCGGAGAAGCCCGACGGACCGGTGAGCGGTAGGACGTTGAGCAAGAGCTCGACCACCGCCAACGTCCTGCTGTCGGAGAAGGCCTACCCGTACGTCAGCAAGGTGCAGAGGGAGAAGACGCCTTATCGCGGGGAATCCCGCAACGCCCATCAGAACAACCAGTGGCGGCAGCAGCAGTACCCGGAACCGCCGTACTCTTATCTGGACCGCGATACGGCGTATCGCGTACGCCACAGATCCAATCATTCCGAGCTCAGGCCGAGGAAGTCGTCAAGGCCGCACCGGAGCGGCGTCAGCGAGGCCGGCGAGCGGAAGAACTCCGCCAATTTGAAATTGTGCCCGGTGGAGATACCCCTGGAGAAACCGGCGCCCGTTCACGCCGCCCCCAAGCCGGTCGAGGACGTCCAGACGCAGGACGGCTGCTCGTCGGGCGCGCTCTCCGAAAGGGAGGCCAAGAGGAAGGAGATACAGAGCCTGATCAAGAAGTACTCCGCTTTGGACGACTTCTATAACCGTCTGGAGCCGCAACCTGCCGCCGCGCCGAGCCAGAAGAAGAACTCGCTGGGTCCGGCCTTCGTTCAGGGAGGTACGACGACCACGGCCACGTCGGTGGCTCAGAAATATTACCATCATAAGTTGTCCACGACATCGGTT AGCTCACGAGCACCCTCTATTGAAGATGACGAGGAAGGTCACCTCATTTACAGAACGGGAGACATCCTACAAGAACGAT ACAAAATTCTTGGGACCCTGGGCGAAGGCACCTTCGGCAAAGTCGTCAAAGTGAAAGATGTAGACAG AGATCACTATATTGCCTTGAAGATTATAAAAAATGTAGAGAAGTATAGAGAAGCAGCTAAATTAGAAATAAACGTTCTTGAAGAACTGGCTGAAAAGGACCCTGATGCTGTACA TTTATGTGTTAAAATGTTGGACTGGTTCAACTTCCATGGACATATGTGCATAGCTTTCGAAATGTTGGGGCTTAGTGTATTCGATTTTTTG AAAGACAACAATTACCAACCATACCCACTGGAACAGGTTCGGCACATTGGctatcaattgtgtttttcagTGAAGTTTCTACATGATAACAAATTGACACACACTGATCTCAAACCAgaaaatatattatttgtgGATTCAGATTATGAACTCGTattcaataacaaaaaa aaaagacAAGTGAAAAAAGTACTGAGTACAGACGTTAGGTTGATAGATTTCGGAAGTGCAACATTTGATCACGAGCATCACAGTACTATAGTTTCAACTCGTCATTACAGAGCGCCTGAAGTGATATTAG agtTAGGATGGTCACAGCCCTGTGATGTTTGGTCAATTGGCTGCATTTTATTCGAATTATATCTTGGGATAACGTTATTCCAAACGCATGACAATAGGGAGCATCTGGCTATGATGCAACGTATTTTAGGCGAAATTCCAGTGAG AATGGCCAGAACGACGAAGACTAAATATTTCTACAAAGGAAAATTGGAATGGGACGAGAAGAGTTCGGCAGGTCGTTATGTGAGGGACAACTGCAAACCTCTTATG aGATACAAACAAAGTGATGACCCCGAACACAACCAGCTATTcgatttgattttcaaaatgcTGGAATATGAACCTTCCCAAAGGATAACCCTCAGACAAGCCTTATCCCACCCATTCTTTGACAAAATTCCGCCACATCAGAAACTAGAGGAACCGGGATCTGGAGATCGGCAGAGGAGTTAA